The following coding sequences lie in one Polyodon spathula isolate WHYD16114869_AA chromosome 37, ASM1765450v1, whole genome shotgun sequence genomic window:
- the grcc10 gene encoding protein C10 yields MAAAQSQQGLLTVEQTKVVLAEVLKALGSPDSEARLQEARESACNDMGKMLQFVLPVATQIQQEVIKSYGFSNDGEGVLKFARLVKAYETQDPEIAAMSLKLKSLFLPPMTAPPLGGGVPSS; encoded by the exons ATGGCTGCAGCGCAGAGTCAGCAAGGACTGCTGACTGTGGAACAGACCAAAG TGGTCCTGGCGGAGGTGCTCAAGGCTCTGGGCTCCCCCGACAGCGAGGCTCGGCTGCAGGAGGCTCGCGAGAGCGCCTGCAATGACATGGGGAAGATGCTGCAGTTCGTGTTGCCCGTGGCGACCCAGATCCAGCAGGAAGTCATCAAGTCGTACGGCTTCAGCAACGACGGCGAAG gcGTCCTGAAATTTGCCCGGCTCGTGAAGGCGTATGAAACTCAGGACCCTGAAATTGCTGCCATGTCACTCAAACTGAAGTCCCTGTTCCTGCCGCCCATGACAGCCCCACCCCTCGGAGGAGGAGTCCCGTCGTCATAG